ccaaaaTTGTTTTGATGCTTGTGGCACATTGTATTATCCTAAACGATCACAACAATCTCTCTCAGTCCACTGGCTCTTTCCTCAGTGAGATGTTGACACCCCTCCCACTCAGTGATGGGGTCTATATATTCCCTCTTGAATCCGTGTGGGAATGTGTGACTGCTTCTACTGAACGTGGTGGAAGTAACACGACTTGGCTTCTGGGGCCAGGTGTTAAATAATGAACACAGCTTGTGCCTGGCCTTCAGTCTCCTTCACTCCCCGGTTTCTCGCTGCCTCCCTTGGGGACGCACCCTGCAGCCTAGGAGCATGCTAGAAGGAAGTCTGAATGAGCCCACGTAGAGAGGCAGCCTGAACATATGTTGGGGATGATTCCAGATCTTTGACCTGTAAGTCTTCCAGCTGAATCCTCAGAGTTCACGGAATAGGGATGGACTGTAATGCCATATCCTGTTGGAATCCTGAGCCACGGAGTCCAAGAACATAATAAATGATTGCTTGGCTCCATGAAGTTTTGGGGCGATTTGCCATCATCGCTGGGAACACTATTCTAGGTAGGCCTTCTCAtctccatatacattttagagcCAGCTTGTCAGTTTCTAGATAAAGACCTCCTTTTAGACCCGGATGGCATGAAGTCTGTAGCTGGATACGGGGACAATGAACATCTTAAAAATACTGCCTTGCAAGAGAAAGCATGCATCTCCATTAATTTCAGTCATCTTCCCTCTCTGCGGTGTTTTGTTTACAGTGGAGAGGTTTTGTGCATCATTCTTTAAATTTATCCCTACATTGTCTTCCCACAGGGAAAGGGATCAGACATCTTGTtgactctttttcctttcttgggcaatcacttaacctctgagcctccatttcttaattataaagtgggaataataaataGTACCTTGTTTTGTACCTACTATGTTCCGTGGATTTAATTAGGTATACATGTTTATTGCTTAGCACATTGCCTGGTAAATAGTAACAGCTCAATTAAACATTACTTTCTATCTTTATTATCAGTGGAGATCCATATAGTGGTAAGAATTTGTGGGCTAAATGGTATTGAGATACTTACTCTTGAGAAGGAgacacaaataaagaaaatccatttCGTTTAGGATACGTTATTATTACTGTGAGGTTTTTGTACATCcattgcttgtttttaaatttgagagaaaaacCCGGAGTACTAATTCTAAACtgtccacttattttttttctaagataggTATTATTTGTTGATTTTAGAAGTTGCTAGCCACAATTTCAGAGTTATTTtgccatttgaaataaaatgatatttgcaGGTTCTTCAATACCCATTTCCTTAAAATTCTCTTATTCTGGTTAAGAATTGTGATTCATTATAAATCTAAGTATTTTCTTATTCAGTATCTCAATTCTTGTAGGAAACTTTGAGGGAAAATTTGAGTCACTGGACCTTGCAGAATTTGCTAAAAAGCAGCCATGGTGGCGCAAGCTGTTTGGGCAGGAATCTGGGCCCTCAGCTGAAAAATATAGCGTGGCAACGCAGCTGTTAATTGGAGGTGTCACTGGATGGTAAGTGATGAGAAAGAATGTCTAGTGTCTTTTTTTTGTGCCTGATTTAGTATTGCAGTTACAGGAACCATCTCCTTAACTAATGAGAACATGTTGACTTCTGTGCAATTGATCACTTCATGTGTGGCATTCACCTAAACATAGTGTCTATCATATGCCAGGCTCTATTTtgagtatttatatatttcatttccttctcacaACAACTCTGAAATTGGTACTGGTATTGTGTATCCtcatttttcttccagtttcattgaaaaataaatacacatcactgtataagtttaaggtatactgcatgatggtttgatttatgtATGTTGTGAAATGGTTACCACAGTAGGGTTAGTGAACATTCATCATGTCATACACATACAATAAACAGAGAggaaaatagttttcttcttgtgatgagaactctcaGCATCTACTCTCCTAAGCATTTTCGTAACATTGTACATTACCTCTCTAAAACTTACTTCTAAGTGgaggtttgtaccttttgaccaccttcatccaATTCCTGCTAACCCAACCCCGTGCCTCCAGTAACCACAAGTTTGATCACTTTTCTATgaggtttgtgtttgtttgttttagattgtGTATAtctgagatcatatagtatttgtctgtctttgacttacctcactcagtataatgtcctcaagagcaattcatgttgtcacaaatggtaggatttcgttttttatggctgaatagtattacgttgtgtgtgtgctctgtgtgtgtatatgtcctgtttatccgttcatccattgatgaacgtttaggttgtttccattacttggctgttgtaaatagtgctgcagtgaatgtggggGTGCagacatctttttgaattagtgcttttatttcctttagatacATATTCCCTGAGGTGGAATTGCCGGATCCTATTCTAGTTCTACATCTtattttttgaggcacctccgTATCGTTCTCCACAATGGCTGTACTAATTTATAGCTCCGCTAAGAGTATACAAGCGTTCACCTTTCTCTACATTGAGAGATAGAGAATACAAATAACACAAATATCTTAGTATTTAATAGATATTTCCTTCTCACAACAACTCGGAAATTAGCACTGTAATTGTTCTCATAGGAACTAAAGCTCAATAGGCCCGGGGCCACATAGCTAGGAAGTGGTATAACTAGGAGCTAGCGACTTACTAGCCGTGTCACAGGATAACTTCCTCAATGTGACACAGCTTATGGCTTCATTTGTCATAAATTCAAAAAGTTTAATAGCAAATTTAGTCAGGGATATATAATACATCAATATCATCTctactttttatatttagaaatgttggggatccctgggtggctcagcggtttggcgcctgcctttagcccagggcatgatcctggagacccgggatcgagtcctgcatcaggctccctgcatggagcctgcttctcctctgtgtctctacctctctctctctctctgtgtctctcatgaataaataaataaaatcttaaaaaaaagaaatgttattgtaCAAGATAATATAAATACAGAACAGTACATATGATATGTGTACGTTCTGATGAATACATATAGAGCAAACACCTATGTAACAAGTGCTCAGGTTTAAAACGTGACTAGCACCCCAAAAACTCTAGAGATCAGTGCTACACTTATTGTCATGCagttatttctttgcttttctatgtGATTTTAACACCAATCTTATCAGTGTATAATATACcgtagtttaaaaaatatatatactgtagTTTATCTGCTTttcaactttaaataaataaaatcatgtgtaTTCTTGAATCTTGCCTTTTTGCTCAGTTTGTTTTGTGTGTAGTtatagtttctttgttttctttcatatgtaCAATTCCATTGTGTGAACAtaccacagtatttttttttaaagatttatttatttatcatagagagagagaaaggcagagacacaggaggagggagaggcaggctccatgctgggagcccgacgtgggacttgatcccaggtctccaggatcatgccctgggccaaaggcaggcgccaaaccgctgagccacccagggatccccccacagtATTTTTATCTGGGTGATGACTGACATTTGAGTTGATTCAGTGTTTGGCTAAACAGTGCTGATATGAACACTCTGTCTAAATTTCCTGGTGTGTATATAtgcgtttttaaaaaagattttatttatttattcatgagagacagagagagagaggcagagacacgggcagagggagaagcagcctccatgcaaggagcccgacgtgggactcaaccccgggactccaggatcaggccctgggctgaaggtggcgctacaccactgagccacccaggctgccctatatgcATATTTTGGATGGTCtatgcctaggagtggaattactaggTCATGGGATAGAAGTACATTCGGCTTTGCTGGGTAATGTCAAAGTGCTATCCAGAAGTGACTGTGACACTTTACCCTCCCAGCAACAAGGATTGGGAGTTCTCATGCTCTCCAGTCTTGTAAGCACTTGATACTGCCAGACTGAGATTTTTGCAGTACCTCACATGGTTTCCACTTATATTTCCCTATGTAGTGGTGACATTGAGTAACTTTTACATATGCTTCTTGACCATTTTGGATCTCTTCTTTGATAAAGTCTCATTTTCAATCTTTCGTGATTTTTCTCTTAAGTTGTCATCCCTTTttgaatgcctgggtggctcagttggttaaatgtctgccttcggctcaggtccatggtctcagggtcctgggatcaagtcctgcattgggcgccctgctcagtggggagcctgcttctccctctccctctgctgctgctccccatgctcaGCCTTGCTCTCTTGCACTCATgtgcgctctctccctctctcaaataaataaataaaatcttaaaaaaataaagtatacaatttgatgaattttgataTATGCACACCAGTaaatcaccaccacaatcaaggtatTGAACCCAACCATCACTCTAAAAGCTGCTTTGTACCTCTCCATAATCCCTGTAGTGCCCCCACCAACCTGCATTCTATCACTATAGATTACTTTGCATCCTCTAGAATCATACATAAAAGGAATTATACGGTGTGTGTTCTTTTTTGTCTGACtgctttcttttgcttagcatactAATTTTCAGGTtcatctgtgcttttttttttaaattagtagttcattccttttcattgctcAGTAGTAGTTCATTGTGTGGATGaaccattttgtttatccatttacctttGCTGAACCCTggtttgtttccactttggggctacAGCTGCTACAGACATTTGTGAACAAGTCTGTGTGAACATAGGCTCTCATTTCTGTTGCATAAATGCCTAGGGATAGCATGGGTGGGGATTATAGGTGGGATGCTTTCACTTAAGAACCTGCCAGACACTTTTCTAAAATGCCTATACCATCTTATACCTCTACCAGCAGTGTGTGAATGTTCCAGtagctccacatcctcactaacacttgggCGTTATGCCTTTTTGATTACAACCATCCTGGTGGGTGTAAACTGgtagctcactgtggttttaatttgtatttccctaatgattaatgatattagcatcttttcatgggcttattttTGCCATCCACATATCTTTGATGAGGAatctgttcaagtcttttctCCATATTGTTACCGGGATATTGGCTTTCTCATTACAGAGTCacaagagttctttatatgttccaGATACAAGTTTTATATCGGATTTGTGATTTGCAAATACATTCTTTTGCTCTGTGGCTTTGTAGTCTCTTAACAATAAAGAACAGAAGTTCTTAACCTTGAAATGTAATTTatcaacttgttttttttctagctctaGCTTTTGGTTTAATGTCTGAGAATATTTTCCTAACCTAGGATcactaagattttcttttatgttttcttccagaggGTATTTAGGTTTAGATTTTTCATTAGGTCCATGATTcattttgatttactttttgTGTATGTTGCAAGGTAAGGAATCCAAGTTCTTGTTTGCATATGACATCTAATTATTCCCACATGGTTTGATGAATAGACATCCTGCTCTacactgaattgcttttgcacctgTGTCAAAAATCGATTGACTATATGTttctgaactttgttttttttattttatttttgaactttgttttcaagctttttattttcaagtgatCTCTatccccagcatggagctcaaaactcatgacctcatgaccctgagaacaaggGTCACAtactcttccgactgagccactgTACTCCTGTTTCTGaattctttagggttttttttttaagtatttttatttttttaagtaggctccatgcccagcgtggagccaaatgtggggcttaaacccacaaccctgagatcaagacctgagctgggatcaagagtcagatacttaaccaactgagccacccaggtgcccctgcagttTTTATTAGTGGATTTGTCAGTCTTTGTGCTTagtatcacactgttttgatcactgttACTCTATAATAAGTCATGAAATCAGATAAATCTTatacctttgttctttttcaaagtcgATTTGACTATTCTGGGTTCACAGCATtctcatacaaattttagaataagcttgcTGCCAATTCCAATAAAAACCTGATGagattttgattaggattgcatTGATCCATAAACCATGTTTAGGTTTCTTTTAAGTATTCTCAGCAATTTTTTATGGGTCTTGCATAtcttatttttgatattattgtaaatgatgtttttaaatttcaatttctaattgttcattattcatatatagaaacacaattgaGGTTTGTATATTCCTCTTTTATACTGCGATCTTGCCAGAGTCCCTTACTAGTTTGCAGAGTTTGGCGGTCCATTCATTCTTGCCAATTTCCTAGGGGGATATTTGCCTTTATGCTTTTCCCGCTTGAGCTCCACTATGTAGCTGGAGTCCTCTTTTCAGAGTGCACCCTGAAAGTTTTAAGGGATTTTCCCAAGACCACAAAATTAGTAAGTGGTAGAGACAAGATTTGAATCAGGGTCTTTCTGAGTTCAGAGCCTCTGCTCTCTGCTTGGCGAATCATCCGACAGTAAGATCTGAACATTGTGAGAAGTGCATGGTCATGTGTATTTGACAGCCTGTCAACTTGTCTGacattggtttggtttttgtaGGTGCACGGGTTTCATATTCCAGAAGGTTGGAAAGTTGGCTGCAACAGCTGTAGGAGGTGGATTTTTTCTCCTTCAGGTTCGTATGCAAAATATTCCTAGGTGTTTGGAAATCCCCCTTGCCCGTTAGGAGTGTGGTTTGAGGAGCTATAATACAGGCTTGGCGGTATTACACTAGAATAGCCTTTGCACTTATCTTCAGTGCACTATTTGAAATGCCGGTGACCATTTGAATCAAAATTCATCAGTTCAATCAGTCACATTTTGTTCTATCATCTATAACATGGGGACATAGTACATATTCCTATGATAGCTCCCTCACAGGGTCTTTAAGACCAGTTGAAATATTAAGTATGATTCCACAAATACGAAGTGTACTGCATGTACAAGTGCCCTGTGATacgatttatttgacagaggggaCATCGATCCCAGAGCACTCAGTGAGAAATGAGGACTAAATGACAGTCCAGTCCGATGTCCTCTCTTGTCCTCTCGGCCCAGAGTTGATTTCAGGACTACTCGATACAGTTCTCCGAGGCCGCACTGTAGTATTGCTTTGCAAACTTGACTCCACGTTGGAATCACCTAAGGAGTTTTACAAAACAGTAACGCTCGGAGCCCGCcgcatccccctccccacctgatGTCATAGGTGGAAGGTGTACTTGCAcatctaagtatttttaaactcttgAGGTGATTCTAACGTGGAAcagagtttgagaagcactgctctgtAGGAGCCATAATTCATTGAATTGTGCCACAGTCTCCCAACCCCTCGGCCTTGGTCTCCTACAGTTGACAGCCTTCCTTTTAGCGGGGTAGTGCTACCTCTGAACCGCAGGGGAAAGTTCATTGTGTGCAAGGAGAAGGCTGGTGACTGGCAGCCGGGGCAGTGGCCAGGGCTGGGGCGAGTTGGGTATCCTATTGCCACACAACAAATTCCCGCAAACCCTAGTGCTCGAAATAACCGTCATTTAATCACTTCTCACAGTTtgtgtgggtcaggaatttggggagggaagggtGGGTGCCTGTGGCTGCAGGTGTCATGCAGTTGCAGGCAGGAGGTGGTGGAGTTGGGTAAGCAGAGCAGGCTGGGGCAGGTCtgggcctctctctgtctctcgggGTGGGGGcggtcagactccctgcaaggcgAGGGCCCCCTGCCACCTTTCCCTCGCCTTCCTCTCAGCCCTTCGGGCACAAGTGCAGTGGCGGCTGTGTCGCCAGCAGACCCGCAGTCAGTCCTCTATCCCTGCGCTTTTCTCTGCAGCCTGCTCCAGGTTTGTTTTTGTAAGTATCTTCATGTGgctttgaaatatctttttttctttcaccttcaaCTTTTTTCACTTGACGTTTAATTGACACACAACACTAGTTCCAGGAGTACAGCGTGGTGTTTCAGTATTTATAGGCGGTACAAAGGTCTGCACCTGAGTGTACCCTCCGTTTCTTCGGGGGCCCTGTCTGACGGAAGCAGTCGGTACTGCAAGAGTCCCCAGTGGGATTCTGGGATTGCATGAGTCAGATAACCGGGGAGGACAGGGATGTCTCCTTgctaggggaggtgggcaggacgCGGGGAGTCAGTGCTGTGTTCTCACGCTGTTGGTCACCAGAGGGATGAGGGTGAGGCCTGCTGTCATTGATGTGGGGatccagtttcctttctttcatacTCATAATTGTCTTCCTTTCCTCAATATTTGTAGTGTGGCAGTTGTCACAGATTAACCCGTATATGGCTGGTTCTGATTCtagtttctctattctgtttcactggtCAACTTCCAACGTTTACTAAGGCTGGACAGTCAGTGACAGATGTTCTTCCCCACGCCCTTCGGGAGTGCTATGGCTGATTTTATGCTTTTAGCTTgtccatatacattttattttatttttttttgtccatatacattttagaacaagtttgttaattattttcaaaagctgtGTTAAAATTTTCATTGGAATTGCATGGGAGCCATATAGCTAAATGTGGGAAGAATCAGTATCTTGAATGATGAATCATCTGTGAacacatgctttctctccatttatttaggtcttcatTGTCTTTCTGTAgactttacaatttttttttcttatatatcttCTACACCTGTGCCTTGGTTTCATTCCTAGATACCTTATGCCTTCACTTACACTGTGGCTTTCCTTGGCCATGCACCCTCAGCCCCAAGCCAGTCTTCCAGTTGGACTCAGAATGATACAACTCCtaatgtggaacatcttttcttttttttggaacatcttttcatacgCTTCCTTGCTGTCCACATACGTGTGTATTCAGgtctttgcctgttttttaaattgggttatctgtttctgtactttttattttgtccCATTAATCTGTGGGTCTGTCCCTTCTTCAGTATCCCACTGTCATCTTGATTGCTGTAGCATCATAGGAAATCCTAAAATCAGGCACTATGATACCTCCAAGagtgttctttttcaaaatcattttggcTCTTCTagttcttttgcctttccatgCACATTTTAGAACCAGCTTGTTTATTTATCTGCAGAGCATCTTGCTGGGGTTGGGATTGCAGGAACATCATAGCTCAACTTGGAAAGAATTGGACATCATTTCAAGTCTTCATTTCCATATACAGGGcccatctctccatttatttgtacTTTAAATTCTTCACCATTTTGTGGTTTTCAGCATGCAGATTCTATATGATTTTTGTTTAGATTTCTATCCAGTATTTAATACTTTTACAGCTATAGTAAatcatgaattttatttccatttccagttGCTTTAATTGCTAGCAGAAacaatacaactgattttgtatgttgatcttatgttctgcaaccttgctaaactcactttttttttttttttttttttttttgcaaatgaggCAGTTTATTAGCCTAGCATTTGTTGCAATACTTCTTATTGGCAGCTGCCAGCTGTCTAGCAGTTCTGGTCTTTTCCCACCATTTGCAGCCCCTCTAGGGGACCACGCTCTTGAAGCTTCTGCTGAATGGCTAGCAATGAGCCCATTTCTCTGACGTCTCCCATAGATCTTGGTCATTGGAGGCGACCCCAGCGccaccccagagatacagatgccgTGCTGGGGAAGCAGCTCGTGTATACAGCCAGTTCTCATCGTAGGGAGCAAGCTCTTTATGCTTAGCCAGCTTCACAGTGTCCACTCATTCGCTCGGAAGCTGAACATCCTAGACATTTTGACAAAGGCTCCAGAGCTCTGACAAACTCCTTTTGGCTCATGTCTTTCACAGTAACTCCAGGTATCATGCGGCCTCCGTGCTGCCAGCCTGAACTCAGTTTTTAGATGTAGGAGTTCTTGTTCGTTTTTTGGTTGGATTCTTTGAAATTATGTAGACAGACGTGTCTACGAATAGCAGCAGTTTGGCTCCTTCCTTTCTGATCTGGAGAAGAATCACACTTTTTATGAGTATTAATGTTTTGTTCATTACCTGTATTGCAAATAGTTCCTCCAGCCTGGTTTGGGTGACTGATTAGTAGGTGGTGCCATTAACtaaaatagagactagaagaagAGCAACAATGCAGGAAGAGATCAAAGAGAGAGAAGTCTCGGTTTTACATATTTTGAGAAATCCAGCTAGATGTGACTTACCAAAACTTCGGTGGAGAGAAGTGATATTGATGAAAGATTGATTGATGGGCTGTGGTGACTCTTTATTCCATCAGAAGACAACATACCCAGATCAGTTTGCTCCTATTCACACATTCTCATTGAAATTGTTTTCACTGAGTTTTACTTTGTGCCAAAGTGCCTGCTGTCTCCACGGAGGGAACGGGGCATGCTCTAGACATATATTCGGATGTGTTTCTCTCAGCACCTCTTACATGAAGTTGCTCATGAGAAACCTCTGGAGCCATGTTCTAGAAGATTTCTTTCTGAGTCAACAGTGATTAAGTCGGCTATAACTTTGTCATGTTTCTTCACTTTACATCTTGACTTTcagttctgattttctttttgccaatttatatttttaagataacttAAAACTTTGTAGATGGAGATAAGGGTATAAATAAGAGTAAAAGAATTGCCAACAGTCATTGAAGGCCAGTCTGTTGATCCGGCTTCAGGCGTAGAGCCTTGCGTGTTGGGTGGATACTGAGTACATGTGAACTGAATATCATTGTCATGCAGTGAGCTGGATGGCAAAtgtcttaaaaaatggaaagtcagAATGGTTTTTGATGATGTGCTTCAGTGATCAATCCTAAAGaactgtgtttattatttttggctATCATCGTTGAAACTGTAGCTTGCAAACCATACTGGTTACATCAAGGTTGACTGGCAGCGAGTGGAGAAGGACATGAAGAAAGCCAAGGAGCAGCTGAAGATCCGTAAGAGCAGCCAGATACCTACGGAGGTCAAAAGCAAAGCAGAGGAGGTGAGTCTTGTTTTGTTCATCTGCAGTGTGAAAAGACTGTGGACAACGGGGTAGACGGAGCAGAATGTCAGCCGTGAATGGCATCTCTTCACCCTAGGAGGCAGTCTTTTAAAGCTGGGTGATTGAAGTGTTGGTGACTCTTATCAGGCAGTGATATATGTAAATGATATGTTTATGAATgaatgtaaaatgaatgaatgctatgTTTACATATGTGGATTGGTCATGTCTGGAATCAGTCCTTGCAGCAAGTGAAGTGTAGATGGTTTGAAGTCATACTTTGTCTCCTTGCACACTCTTCTCTGAAATGTCCATCCTTTACACGCACACATAACTGGCAGGAATATGTAGCTCAGAggtttgcaactttttttttttttttttgtaaaggaccGGATGATAAATATTTCCAGGTTTGTAGGCCCTGGGGTCTCGGTCACAGCTACTGAACTCCACCATGTATCATGAAAATAGGCATACACGGTATGTAGACaagtgggtgtggctgtgttgcagcgaagctttatttaaaaatgacagcAGGCTGGATTTGGTTTTCAggctatagtttgctgacctctgctctaACACGCGAAAACCAGGTTAGGTTATATTGGCTGGCCCTTGGAAGGGACAGAAGaagtccttcctttttaaaaggatgTATTTTGGCACTTCTTGATTGTCCCGAAGAAATAAGTGAACCAAAGTGGGGAGAAGTAAAGTAGGATCAAGGTGTCAAAAAGGCACCTTGCACCTTCTAAGGCCTGGAGCAAGGGTGTTCTGGATTCACAGAGAAAACAGATGGAATAACTGCAGATGATGGATTTAGAGGTAAATCGAAACAGACCTTGTCCTTGAAATATTGCCAAATGAtggtaacaaaataaaacaggttaAACCCATAAGGACCAagagaacaggagaaaaatacCACAGGAGAAGAAATGTCAGCAAGTTTTTAGAAGTTGAAAAGCAGATAGATGAGTGATGAATGACTTAGATTCGAAAATACTGAACAGGTAAGTCCACCTTGCCAGGCACAT
The window above is part of the Vulpes lagopus strain Blue_001 chromosome X, ASM1834538v1, whole genome shotgun sequence genome. Proteins encoded here:
- the FUNDC2 gene encoding FUN14 domain-containing protein 2, which produces METSAPRAGSQPAAMTARRSASYRAEAPRVSSRDGLADMAASSQGNFEGKFESLDLAEFAKKQPWWRKLFGQESGPSAEKYSVATQLLIGGVTGWCTGFIFQKVGKLAATAVGGGFFLLQLANHTGYIKVDWQRVEKDMKKAKEQLKIRKSSQIPTEVKSKAEEVVSFVKKNVLVTGGFFGGFLLGMAS